The sequence AAATCTTTAGTACGCCATCATCATCCGGAATTGGCTTTGCAAGAGCTATTCCATAGCTGCTAACCTCTTCTTCTGGCACCATCTCAAGGGCTAATACTGGACTATGATATCTCTCATACACTTTAATTAGCTGTTTCATAGCAGGAATTTCAGAATTTATAATATCATCACCAAGAACTACAGCAAATGGTTCGTTATCGATTACCGCAGACGACATAAGTACTGCGTGTCCTAATCCCAATGGTTTTGGTTGTCTAACATAGATAAACTCAGCATCATCACGAATTTTGTCAACATCAGCTAGCAAACTAGATTTATCTTTATCTTTCAATATAGATTCAAGCTCCCATGAGGCATCAAAGTAGTCTTCAATAGGTCTTTTGTTCCTACCTGTAACAAATATCATATATTTTATTCCTGATTCTAGAACTTCTTCCACAACATACTGGATTAAAGGTCTATCTACTAGTGGCAACATCTCTTTAGGAGACGCTTTGGTAGCTGGTAAAAACCTTGTTCCCATTCCTGCAACAGGAAAAACTGCCTTTCTGATCATAAGAACCTCCTTAGCCTACAAAAAACGCATTAAATTATATTAACTATGTTAAAATATTTTTTATATATTAACAACAACATGTATGAAAATAATTTTAGAACTCTTAAAAAATAGAAATTATGAAGAAATCGTCTTTTTGTGTAACAAAGAAAGACGATTTTGGTCTTTTTTAAAGTCAAGATTATACGATCCAGATATGTTAATAAGGTATAGAGCCGTAGAAGCTGTGGGTTTATACATGAAAGATTTATGGAATAAAGATGAAGAGAAGGTAAGGGTGTTTATAAGAACTCTTCTATGGTCACTTAACGATGAATCAGGAGGAATAGGATGGAGCTCTGCTCCTACAATAGCACAGATAATTAGCCACATCCCATCTTTAAAAGATCCATATTTATCAATGGCAATGAACGCCCTTGATGAAGATCTTCTTAAAAAGCCAATCCTTTGGGCAATAGCAAAAGTTGGGAAAAAAGCCCTAGAAGACGTAAAATTCCATAAAGAAAATTTTCTTAAAGCCTTTGAATCTAAAGACAAAGAAACTATAGGATATGCTGTAATAGCTTCAACAGAAACAGAATTTAGAGATTCACTGGCATATATTGTAAAATTAAAAAATAATCCGACTAATTTTACTTTCCCTTACTTTGTAGACGGCTTTTTTAGAAAAGAAAATTTAGATAGTTTACTTGATGAAGCAATTAAAAAACTAAAATGAAAAACATCATAGACAGTTTAGAAAAACTTTATAAGGAAGTTGAAAACGAATTCAAAAGAATTGGACAATATTATGATTTTAGCTGTTTTGGTTGTACTACAAATTGTTGTAATACTTTATTTTATCACTTCACGATTGTTGAAGAACTTATGCTACAATACGGCCTATCAAAACTCGATGGAAACACAAGATTAATGATCGTTGAAAATTCTAAGAGATATTTGCTCTCGAAAGAAAATCATAACGAAAGAGGAAGATTTAAAATGATGTGCCCTGCAAACAAAGATGGACTTTGTATGGTCTATCAATATAGACCAATGATATGTAGAATTCATGGTGTCCCATCCAAACTAGTTTTTCCTAATGGAAGAGTTGATTTTTACAAAGGATGTGAGGTTATAGCGTCAAAATTTCTGGAATTTCCTTACGTATTAGATAGAACAAATTTTTTTAAAAATTTAAGCAAAATAGAACTTGATTTTAGAAAAAAGACAAATAAGCCTATAAGTTATAAATTCAAAAAAACTATTGCAGAAATGATTCTTAGCAAAGATTTGAAAGATATTCATGTATAAAAAGATTATTAACGATATCGAAAATATCTTTTTAGACTTTGATGGCACGATCGTTCACAAAGAATTTGATCGATATTTTTGGACCGAATATGTGCCACTCCAATATTCAATTAAGAATAACCTGCCGCTAGAAGATTCTAAAGAAAAACTCTACCACTTATATAACTCTTATAAAGGACAGCTTTGTTGGTCTGATATAGATTTTTGGTCTTCGAAATTAAACCTTGATATTGAAAGTCTCACTCAGTCTATTTCAGGTTTAATAAAACCGTCAAAAGGCATTTACAAATT comes from Thermodesulfobium acidiphilum and encodes:
- the galU gene encoding UTP--glucose-1-phosphate uridylyltransferase GalU, with translation MIRKAVFPVAGMGTRFLPATKASPKEMLPLVDRPLIQYVVEEVLESGIKYMIFVTGRNKRPIEDYFDASWELESILKDKDKSSLLADVDKIRDDAEFIYVRQPKPLGLGHAVLMSSAVIDNEPFAVVLGDDIINSEIPAMKQLIKVYERYHSPVLALEMVPEEEVSSYGIALAKPIPDDDGVLKIFDLIEKPEVHEFPSNYAVIGRYILVPEIFDILRETKPGRGGEIQLTDALRTLCERRLVLGVEIKGKRYDCGSKIGYLKATVDFALQHPEFKDEMKNHLLEICKEL
- a CDS encoding DVU0298 family protein, which encodes MKIILELLKNRNYEEIVFLCNKERRFWSFLKSRLYDPDMLIRYRAVEAVGLYMKDLWNKDEEKVRVFIRTLLWSLNDESGGIGWSSAPTIAQIISHIPSLKDPYLSMAMNALDEDLLKKPILWAIAKVGKKALEDVKFHKENFLKAFESKDKETIGYAVIASTETEFRDSLAYIVKLKNNPTNFTFPYFVDGFFRKENLDSLLDEAIKKLK